The Triplophysa dalaica isolate WHDGS20190420 chromosome 20, ASM1584641v1, whole genome shotgun sequence genome segment tatttatttttccagaAACATGTCACGTACTTAAGCTTCTAAAATCATACAGGAAAGCAGTTCAACACTTTAAAGCAAGATAGACAAGAAAAAATAGACCCAAAATACATATAATACAGTGTGAACGGTATTCATAGCCTACTGAATAATCTCTTTTATCGGAAGCGAATAATAGACAGATTTATAACGTTTTAAGGAATAAAACgattttgttttgatgttgaaattgtgttattttgttttgagttGTGTAACTTAGTTTTATGTGTTATTCGATCAGTGCATTATTGTTGCACTGCTCTGTGTTTGCTGAAGACGGCGCATTTCCCCCCCGCCGCCGATAGAGCTCTTGTCCATGGTACTGAAACAGCGCTGTCTTGGGTGCTGAACTTTCGGAACGACCCAGAACGAAATGGTTtcaaatttaagaaatgtttgtatttaataaatagcTAAATATTCAAAACgtttaatatatacatatatgttttaCTTTAGACAAGAAATGCATTGCTAACCGTGCATTTTAGCGACTGGATTATGcgtcaaatgatttaaaatccacactgcgtgtgcgtgtgtatttCATATCGGGTGGGTGGGGGTCAACAGCGACCCTCTCTCCATCTTGTGTTGTACACGATTTActatgatgatgatgtcacagcacAGGGTAGAGGAGGGGTGGACAATGGGCCTGTGAGCGAAAGGTAAGTCAATATCGTTTTCGCCGACACACCGTGTGGAGAAATGATTTTGGCTACATTTGTGAAAACATTACGCGCCGATTGAAGGATACACGCGCATTGCATACAACATGAGGAGTTTTGGGACGATCCTGTACGAATTATCAGAGGTTTTTAGCGACTCTGTTTGAAGGGGAGGTGTACAACAACGAAGTTAACAGACAGAGCCTACAAAGAACAAGAGGCCGTTCGTATCTCCCTGAAAAACATCGTCAATGGGATACGTTTGCTTATGGTACGTTTCTTTTATGCTGTTTTGGACGCCGATGGAAAGCGTGTGTCGGATTCGGTGTTAAAAAAGGGTTGCTCGTTATGATGTCCTTTACTCTTGACGCCAAATGGACGCCGGGCGAGTAATCTCTTAAAGAAGCAGCGTTATTTGAGGgtgtttacattttcacatttcgTCTCAATTTTGGGCTTGTGTAATAATTGTGTTTCAGGCCATAGTTGTATTGTGTATATACGCTTCCACAAAACATTATGATGTTTGTAATGCCTTTTGTAAAAACGTATTAACTTAAACGGGCCTGTATTCCTATAACATAATTATTCTGTTCCTCATATTTCGTGGTTAAAGGACACACATTTATAGTTATCTTACGTTTCTTTGAGTGCGTGTTTAAAAGAATACGGTTGAAGTTTAAATGCAGGCCTATTCATTGGAAGTTTGTTCATAGTATAAGTCAAAGCCTATAGGCATTGTATTTTGTGGGACTGAATAAATAGTGATTAGAAACCCTTTAGCAACGGACAAGTAGCATATGTTTGGACCGCTGTCgaattgttttcttaaatgctatTGTGTGCGTTATAggagaaacaaaacaatgcgaACGAACCATCTGTTTACTTCAGGATAGGCCTACATAATGCACATCATCTATGTGATGATCGCATATTAAATTCATACTGCTTCGTAccctatactgtatatttatgtcTATTTAATATGTTGTTTGGACTTTATTCTTTATAGATTTTGTTAACACCTTTATACTTGAAACAAACTGTGCTTTTGGCGTTGCATTATGAGTTACATGAAATATAAAACTTAAGAAATAGTCAGTTGGAGGCGATCAGTGTTCTAGACATTTATTTCTTGTATTGCTTAATATTTCCAACTTATATTTTAACAGTATACAGTGCTAGAAATGCGAAAGGTTTGGCTGGTAGTAATTGAAAGGCGTGGTGGTGTGCTACTCGGAAGTGGTTATGCGCTGCAGTTTTTTTAAGGCAAAGGGTCCGACAGGGACAAAAGAAATCCaactaatattataatattattcatAATCCTTGTACTTAAGTTTATTCTATTGTGGCTTACTCCGTGGGGTCAATTCATAGATACATGCGAATTAAACGTCAAACATTTGTATGCATTTTATTCTTCCCTTATACGCAACACTGAGCTATAAGAAAGGTTTGCGGTGCGTAGTGCGTCACGTCCGCAAATGCTGCAATTGTTGCGGTTCTCAAGGGAATTCCCTCCTCTGttacgcatgtgtgtgtgtgtgtgtgtgtgtgtatgtgtgtgaagtAGCTGAGCACCAGGTGCTAGTTAAAACGTAATCAGACTACATGTAATGACGCCGTGATAAAACAGCTGGGTCGCGGTCGGATCTCTCGTCACTCAGGATGTATAATCGACACTAGGCCCATGAAGGCACGCAGACTCGGTGTCAAACTGTGATGGACTGTTGAAAGGCCATAGTGGCCAAAGTGTGTCCTCAATGGGCTATTCAACGTTTGCTTCCGAAATGTTAAaagtaataacaataaatgatgCAACACCTGTTTGTGAGTCTGCGTGGCCAGTGgagatttgtttggttttcaTTCTTGGGGCTCCACAAGCATCAATTTGTGGTTTGCTTGTTGTTTGACTGGCTATACATTTCAAGCACACTAATGTgataaaatgtacttttctCCAGGTCTATGTGTGAGATCAGTAAACGCACATCACATTATAACACTATAAATTACTTTTATGTTCCATCAATTATGTTCTGCACATGGCAGTATCACTAATGCTAAACTAATTATACAAACTTGCATCCATATACATGAACATTGACTATGTTGTGTGTTAAGCGCCATAATGTAAGTGTGcagtttttatgttgtttccTTGTTCCATGCACAATATGACGAGAATTAAATGGTTGCGTTTATCTCTCACTTTCTTTCCCTCAGAGAATGAGTTCAGGGGGCAGCTGCTGAACCAGAGGTGGACACGAGGGGACAGAATCAGCAGCTGGGAGAACAGGAGGATCAAGAAAATTAAAGTATGACATTTTTGATGTGTGATCTATCGTGTCATTACACTCAAGAACAAACGGGCTGCAAATTCTTCATTCCCCTTTTCGCCTCGACATCAGTCCCGGATCTGTATCTTttcctcttctctctttcttacaCTCCCTTGCCATTTCCCTGTcttatatttcacatttccaCCATTGATATTGCATTTCGATTGGATGTGTATAGTTAATTTAGCACTTACAAAGCATTTAAATGGATTCGGGGCTACTTTGTGAATTTAGACCCCCTCACATCTGAGTATCATTTCACACACAGTATGATGAACGGAGTTCATTatcagaaaaacatttgaaatgcaaaGATAAGAGAAGTTATACTGATTTTATGTAGGGATTATAATGAGTAAATAATAGTCCATAATAAACACATCGCGCTAAATAAAGGTCTGTGCACCCGTGTATGTGTTTCAGATGAACCAAGAAGCAGATGAGAAGCGCACAAGGACTCGCTCGAAAGGCATCAGAGGTGAGATACACAGAACATTTTAAGAATCTACcagttgaacaaaaaatatttttgtgacaCTATAGTGGTCTGTactattacaattatttacattcatggcTGACGTGGCGTTTTTATCTCTATCCTTAACCAAGTTCCTCTTGAGCTTGTTGGACAAGACTACAGGTGAGATCATGAGCTGTTGTGTTTTAACGTTTTACGAGTTTGGTTGTCTTAATAAATATAGTTAATCAACACATTTGTTGAACAGCTGCCCAACGCCAGGATGCGACGGCTTAGGCCATGTCAGTGGAAAATACGCACGACACAGAAGGTTGGTAGTATTATCTGTCTCTCATAGAAGCAAATACGAAAAAACAAGTCAACACATTCCCTTCTAATCTTTCATCTCTCTCTACCTTCCAGTGCACTAGGTTGTCCATTAGCGAAGAAAAGAAAACTCCAGGAGGCAGAGGAGAATCAACCAGCTTCCAAAAAGAAGCCCAACCCCCTTAAGCTAGCCATGGATGATGGGTTCAATGCAGAAAGCGACACAAACAGTGAAACAGAAACGAAAGATGAGGGTGCAGAGTCAGAAGAGGAGACGGCCGATAAAGAAGTTGATGCGAAAGAAAATACACCAACATCAGAAGCAATGACAGGTGGGTTTATGTCCATTAAACCATTCGATTTATCAATGTTAGGTTGTTTTAGCAATGAGAGTTGGATAGGAACAGTGTGTTCAGCTTTTAATTTACATCCATCcttgtttgctttagttgaatGTTCACAAGCTGATCCAGAAGAGAAGAAGTCACCAGTCAGAGATGCTTCGAGTCCAATCGCAGAGATTGAAAGTGAGAAGGagcaagaaaacacagaagatcCATCAATTCAACAAATCACATTAGACACTGAAGCTGAAGAGGGGCTTCAGGTTGCCACCGATATTCAGGCTCGGGAGGAAGAGGTAGAGCAGGAGGCGGAAGAGATTACAGAAGAGGAAAGAGTGACACTGCAGCTAAAAGAGACTGATGAGACTGTGCAGACAAtagaggaagaagaagaagaggaagaggaggaggagggagaAGAAGAAACGCAATGTTCCAGCCAGAAGAACAACTTAGATCACCAATACTTCAGTGGAGACTTTGGCAAAGTCCAGACCAAAGTGACTgaagagacggagagagacagtgaagatgatgaaggagatgaagaggaggaagaaCAGACCCAAGTAGCTCCTTCTGACTCCCTGATCGCCCCTGTCACCACTTCAGCTCAGGAATTAGAACCACACGTGAGAACCACTCTTGCCgaagatgaggaggaggaagaggatgaGGAAGAAGAGAGAGACGATGCTTCGGATAAAGACTCGCCCACTGTAGTTATCGAGTTGGGGTCTGACGGAGacgaagaggaggaagaggaggaggaagatgacGGTGAAGAGGAAGAGCCAGATGAAGCAGATGATGAGGACTTGGACAGCATGTCACTGAGGTCAGAGGTAACAGATGACTCCGAGACGTACGACATGACACGGGGTAACCTCGGACTGCTGGAACAGGCCATTGCACTGAAAGCTGAGCAGATAGATCGCAGCTCAGAGGAGAGCTGCTCTCCTGGGCAGCAACTGTACCACAGCCCGGAGGGGAGTTTGGGGAAAGGCATGGACATCACGGCACGCAGAGGATACTATGGCAAAGGTGATAAGAAGTGCTTAACTTGCAATGAATTTTGGGACTTTTTATGACCCAAACGTAACGTCTAGAAAATCAATGCATTCAAGTGGAGCTCAATTGGTTTTACATTTCCTGTCTGTTTCTTGAGCATAGAAGGATCAAGATCAGATAAGAAGGAAATCAAGTGCCCCACACCAGGGTGTGATGGGACAGGTCATGTGACTGGACTGTACCCACACCACCGCAGCCTTTCTGGGTGCCCACACAAAGATCGAATCCCTCCAGAGAGTAAGCATTTTTTAGCATTGTAGCATTGACATGTACAGGTATTCGGTGTTTGAATTCAAACTTAAgcttaaatactgtatttactaATGGGTCTCATCTTGGCCCTAGTCCTGGCAATGCATGAGAACGTACTGAAGTGTCCAACACCTGGATGCACAGGGCAGGGACACGTCAACAGCAATCGCAACACACATCGCAGGTACGGCCTTTTCACTTATTTCATCTTGGCCTATGAAGCTTTAAAGTCTGTTATGTAAACCataatgtttctttctttcagtcTGTCTGGCTGCCCCATTGCTGCCGCAGGGAAACAAAAGACCCAGGAAAAGCAGTCACAGCCTCAGACCTCCATCAGCGATCCCTCCACTGTAGGTTCTAACTCAGACAGAGTCCTCAGGTGAGTCCTCAGCTTGATCCTCGGTACTCAAATAGACATGACTGCTTTTAAAGAATCATTAGGATGATCTTCACGgtcttgtttttctctctgcagACCGATGTGTTTTGTGAAACAGCTCGAGATCCCACAATATGGCAGCTTCAGACCCAATTCAATGCCAGCCACTCCTAGGGCAAACCTGGCCAAGGAGCTGGAGAAGTATTCCAAGGTGTCTTTCGACTATGCAAGCTTCGATGTGCAGGTGTTTGGCAAGCCAATGCTTGCCCCCAAAATGCCCACCAGCGAAACCTTACCTAAA includes the following:
- the myt1a gene encoding myelin transcription factor 1 isoform X1; the encoded protein is MKLCKTFLENEFRGQLLNQRWTRGDRISSWENRRIKKIKMNQEADEKRTRTRSKGIRVPLELVGQDYSCPTPGCDGLGHVSGKYARHRSALGCPLAKKRKLQEAEENQPASKKKPNPLKLAMDDGFNAESDTNSETETKDEGAESEEETADKEVDAKENTPTSEAMTVECSQADPEEKKSPVRDASSPIAEIESEKEQENTEDPSIQQITLDTEAEEGLQVATDIQAREEEVEQEAEEITEEERVTLQLKETDETVQTIEEEEEEEEEEEGEEETQCSSQKNNLDHQYFSGDFGKVQTKVTEETERDSEDDEGDEEEEEQTQVAPSDSLIAPVTTSAQELEPHVRTTLAEDEEEEEDEEEERDDASDKDSPTVVIELGSDGDEEEEEEEEDDGEEEEPDEADDEDLDSMSLRSEVTDDSETYDMTRGNLGLLEQAIALKAEQIDRSSEESCSPGQQLYHSPEGSLGKGMDITARRGYYGKEGSRSDKKEIKCPTPGCDGTGHVTGLYPHHRSLSGCPHKDRIPPEILAMHENVLKCPTPGCTGQGHVNSNRNTHRSLSGCPIAAAGKQKTQEKQSQPQTSISDPSTVGSNSDRVLRPMCFVKQLEIPQYGSFRPNSMPATPRANLAKELEKYSKVSFDYASFDVQVFGKPMLAPKMPTSETLPKAFKPSSPSHSLSGGYTKSSSSSTSSGYDYTHDAEAAHMAATAILNLSTRCWERPENLSTREPDQGDKDTDIEVDENGTLDLSMKKPKTDGVRSPEPSSPSSSSSQHHGVTSPHSSHTYKQEEWEGPLDYTKSNRQKEEDEPEEVEYTIHSYASSEVEDDDATQESLEDRKYPGEVTTSSYKVKFQPKDCKKEILVCPTPGCDGSGHITGNYASHRSLSGCPLADKSLRTLMAAHTAELKCPTPGCDGSGHITGNYASHRSLSGCPRAKKGGIKTTPTKDDKEDSELLKCPVPGCDSLGHISGKYATHRSAYGCPLAARRQKEGMLNGTPFSWKAFKSEGPTCPTPGCDGSGHANGSFLTHRSLSGCPRASANKKRARFPGDDYISKKFRASDVLDNDEDIKQLNKEINELNESNSEMEADMSNLHTQISSMEKNLKSMEEENKLIEEKNEAMFMELSGLSQALIRSLANIRLPQMQEPITEQNFDTYVDTLTHMFTDKECYQNPENRALLESINQAVKGIEV
- the myt1a gene encoding myelin transcription factor 1 isoform X2, whose amino-acid sequence is MNQEADEKRTRTRSKGIRVPLELVGQDYSCPTPGCDGLGHVSGKYARHRSALGCPLAKKRKLQEAEENQPASKKKPNPLKLAMDDGFNAESDTNSETETKDEGAESEEETADKEVDAKENTPTSEAMTVECSQADPEEKKSPVRDASSPIAEIESEKEQENTEDPSIQQITLDTEAEEGLQVATDIQAREEEVEQEAEEITEEERVTLQLKETDETVQTIEEEEEEEEEEEGEEETQCSSQKNNLDHQYFSGDFGKVQTKVTEETERDSEDDEGDEEEEEQTQVAPSDSLIAPVTTSAQELEPHVRTTLAEDEEEEEDEEEERDDASDKDSPTVVIELGSDGDEEEEEEEEDDGEEEEPDEADDEDLDSMSLRSEVTDDSETYDMTRGNLGLLEQAIALKAEQIDRSSEESCSPGQQLYHSPEGSLGKGMDITARRGYYGKEGSRSDKKEIKCPTPGCDGTGHVTGLYPHHRSLSGCPHKDRIPPEILAMHENVLKCPTPGCTGQGHVNSNRNTHRSLSGCPIAAAGKQKTQEKQSQPQTSISDPSTVGSNSDRVLRPMCFVKQLEIPQYGSFRPNSMPATPRANLAKELEKYSKVSFDYASFDVQVFGKPMLAPKMPTSETLPKAFKPSSPSHSLSGGYTKSSSSSTSSGYDYTHDAEAAHMAATAILNLSTRCWERPENLSTREPDQGDKDTDIEVDENGTLDLSMKKPKTDGVRSPEPSSPSSSSSQHHGVTSPHSSHTYKQEEWEGPLDYTKSNRQKEEDEPEEVEYTIHSYASSEVEDDDATQESLEDRKYPGEVTTSSYKVKFQPKDCKKEILVCPTPGCDGSGHITGNYASHRSLSGCPLADKSLRTLMAAHTAELKCPTPGCDGSGHITGNYASHRSLSGCPRAKKGGIKTTPTKDDKEDSELLKCPVPGCDSLGHISGKYATHRSAYGCPLAARRQKEGMLNGTPFSWKAFKSEGPTCPTPGCDGSGHANGSFLTHRSLSGCPRASANKKRARFPGDDYISKKFRASDVLDNDEDIKQLNKEINELNESNSEMEADMSNLHTQISSMEKNLKSMEEENKLIEEKNEAMFMELSGLSQALIRSLANIRLPQMQEPITEQNFDTYVDTLTHMFTDKECYQNPENRALLESINQAVKGIEV